From the genome of Streptomyces sp. NBC_01260, one region includes:
- a CDS encoding ABC transporter ATP-binding protein has translation MRLRGVGRRYGLAGPWVLRGVDLGLPARALVRIEGANGTGKSTLLRLLAGIDAPTEGRICGDRPRTAYVPERFPAALPFTAAGYLVHLGRIHGLRTPEAAGRAEAWLTRFGAAGHARTPLAELSKGTGQKVAVAQALLAEPELLVLDEAWTGLDTTARAELDRAVAERVAAGATVVFVDHDPRRLAGAADRAYRVEGHGLVAAPLAPAGASAGPRVRIEVAGPPGTSIPAGLPGDPAQEAGEGGALRLTVAAVHSDALLSALLAARPPWHIRRLTPVPGDVAAPAASGSPAASGVPVRPTAPDEAP, from the coding sequence CTGCGGCTGCGGGGAGTGGGCCGGCGGTACGGCCTCGCCGGCCCCTGGGTGCTGCGCGGGGTCGACCTCGGCCTGCCCGCGCGTGCCCTCGTCCGGATCGAGGGGGCCAACGGCACCGGGAAGTCCACCCTGTTGCGGCTCCTCGCCGGTATCGACGCCCCGACCGAGGGCCGGATCTGCGGCGACAGGCCGCGCACGGCGTACGTCCCCGAGCGGTTCCCGGCGGCGCTGCCCTTCACCGCCGCCGGGTATCTCGTCCACCTCGGCCGCATCCACGGGCTGCGTACGCCCGAGGCGGCCGGGCGCGCGGAGGCGTGGCTGACCCGCTTCGGTGCCGCCGGCCACGCCCGGACGCCGCTGGCGGAGCTCTCCAAGGGCACCGGTCAGAAGGTCGCCGTCGCGCAGGCGCTGCTCGCCGAACCGGAACTGCTGGTGCTGGACGAGGCCTGGACCGGCCTGGACACCACGGCCCGTGCCGAACTGGACCGGGCCGTCGCCGAGCGTGTCGCCGCGGGGGCCACCGTCGTCTTCGTGGATCACGACCCGCGCCGGCTCGCGGGCGCGGCCGATCGCGCGTACCGCGTCGAGGGGCACGGGCTGGTCGCGGCGCCCCTCGCACCGGCCGGAGCGAGTGCCGGGCCCCGCGTGCGGATAGAGGTGGCGGGCCCGCCGGGCACCTCGATCCCCGCCGGACTGCCGGGTGACCCCGCGCAGGAGGCCGGCGAGGGCGGGGCGCTGCGGCTGACGGTCGCGGCCGTGCACTCCGACGCCCTGCTGAGCGCCCTGCTCGCGGCCCGCCCGCCCTGGCACATCCGCCGGCTCACGCCCGTGCCCGGTGACGTCGCGGCCCCGGCGGCCTCCGGGAGCCCCGCGGCCTCCGGGGTCCCCGTGCGCCCCACTGCCCCCGACGAGGCGCCATGA
- a CDS encoding AIM24 family protein, which produces MKSDLFSSEHMAEQATAPGMTLQNAKSIKYTVSGEMHARQGSMIAFRGDLQFERKGQGLGGMLKRAVTGEGLPLMAVRGQGEAWFAHEAANCFIVEMEQGDVLTINGRNVLCFDPTLAYEIKTVKGAGMTGGGLFNSVFTGYGKLGLMCEGHPIVIPVTPQQPVCVDTDAVVGWSAHLTTSLHRSQSVGSMLRGGSGEAVQLRLDGEGFVIIRPSEVKPEKASAN; this is translated from the coding sequence ATGAAGAGCGATCTTTTCTCCAGCGAGCACATGGCGGAGCAGGCAACCGCCCCCGGGATGACCCTGCAGAACGCCAAATCGATCAAGTACACGGTCAGCGGCGAGATGCACGCCCGCCAGGGATCGATGATCGCCTTCCGGGGCGATCTCCAGTTCGAGCGCAAGGGCCAGGGGCTCGGCGGCATGCTCAAGCGTGCCGTCACCGGCGAGGGGCTGCCGCTGATGGCGGTGCGCGGCCAGGGCGAGGCGTGGTTCGCGCACGAGGCGGCCAACTGCTTCATCGTGGAGATGGAGCAGGGCGACGTCCTCACCATCAACGGCCGCAACGTCCTCTGTTTCGACCCCACCCTCGCCTACGAGATCAAGACCGTGAAGGGCGCCGGGATGACCGGCGGCGGCCTCTTCAACAGCGTCTTCACCGGGTACGGGAAGCTCGGCCTGATGTGCGAGGGGCACCCCATCGTGATCCCCGTCACGCCTCAGCAGCCGGTGTGCGTCGACACGGACGCGGTCGTCGGCTGGAGCGCCCACCTCACCACGTCGCTGCACCGCTCGCAGAGCGTCGGCTCGATGCTGCGCGGCGGTTCGGGCGAGGCCGTCCAACTGCGTCTGGACGGCGAGGGGTTCGTGATCATACGTCCCAGCGAGGTCAAGCCCGAGAAGGCGTCAGCCAACTGA
- a CDS encoding peptidyl-tRNA hydrolase, which yields MSSNDTPVSLSETAGLPADSPFRPERTNRDEAQQYVLPLVVHIEKTAPPARTDALRTAARAVLVMLSDERSVGEGEWAQAMRDWQDARIRKVVRRARGAEWRKACALPGITVTGESAEVRVFPPVPLDGWPKELAKLQVSGTELEDPEPHAAPDLAGPVLWLNPELDMSAGKEMAQVGHGAQLAWWELSEPERTAWREAGFPLSVATAEADRWRELTLSGLPVVEDAGFTEIAPGKTVVAEGAHRVASLPALRQG from the coding sequence GTGAGCAGCAACGACACTCCCGTATCCCTGTCCGAGACCGCCGGCCTGCCTGCGGACAGCCCCTTCCGTCCCGAGCGGACGAACCGGGACGAAGCGCAGCAGTACGTACTCCCGCTGGTGGTCCACATCGAGAAGACGGCTCCCCCGGCCCGCACCGACGCGCTGCGCACGGCGGCTCGCGCGGTGCTGGTGATGCTCTCCGACGAGCGGTCGGTGGGCGAGGGCGAGTGGGCGCAGGCGATGCGGGACTGGCAGGACGCCCGGATCCGCAAGGTGGTGCGGCGGGCGCGCGGCGCGGAGTGGCGCAAGGCCTGCGCACTGCCCGGGATCACGGTCACGGGCGAGAGCGCCGAGGTGCGGGTCTTCCCGCCGGTGCCGCTGGACGGCTGGCCCAAGGAGCTCGCCAAGCTCCAGGTATCGGGGACGGAGCTGGAGGACCCCGAGCCGCATGCCGCGCCGGACCTCGCCGGGCCGGTCCTCTGGCTGAACCCGGAGCTCGACATGTCCGCGGGCAAGGAGATGGCACAGGTCGGGCACGGGGCGCAGCTCGCCTGGTGGGAGCTGTCGGAGCCGGAGCGCACGGCATGGCGCGAGGCGGGCTTCCCCCTCTCGGTCGCCACCGCGGAGGCGGACCGCTGGCGGGAACTCACGCTGAGCGGACTGCCGGTGGTGGAGGATGCCGGATTCACCGAGATCGCCCCCGGGAAGACCGTGGTGGCCGAGGGTGCCCACCGGGTCGCTTCCCTTCCGGCGCTGCGGCAGGGGTAG
- a CDS encoding DUF692 domain-containing protein — translation MRLGIGIGWRPEIADAVEALPGIDWVEAVAENLCADHLPASLERLRERGVTVVPHGVSLGLGGADRPDPGRLADLAARAALLGTPLVTEHIAFVRAGGARTASPALEAGHLLPVPRTWAALDVLCENVRIAQDSLPVPLALENIAALIRWPDEELTEGQFLAELVERTGVRLLIDVANLHTNRVNRDEDPARALDELPVEAIAYVHVAGGVEKDGVWHDTHAHPVTEPVLDILAELRSRISPPGVLLERDDDFPPVAELAGELDAIRATLDAGRVRPVNRKASPRTESPAGPRRPEEPVDADAVRDRVAVAQTSLLSALVAGTPVPEGFDHHRLGIQSRALAAKRADVVAKVAPELPEILGQAYRGAFLAYAKARPMSAGYRRDALDFAEQLLIAGRPGDDAARRRLTHWWQDRAAPRPPRRTTRLARAARSVLAGR, via the coding sequence ATGAGGCTGGGTATCGGTATCGGCTGGCGGCCGGAGATCGCCGACGCGGTGGAAGCGCTGCCGGGGATCGACTGGGTGGAGGCGGTCGCGGAGAACCTCTGCGCCGACCACCTACCCGCCTCCCTGGAGCGGCTGAGGGAGCGTGGCGTCACCGTGGTGCCGCACGGGGTCTCGCTCGGTCTCGGCGGGGCCGACCGCCCCGACCCCGGCCGGCTCGCCGACCTCGCGGCGCGGGCCGCGCTGCTGGGCACACCGCTGGTGACCGAGCACATCGCGTTCGTACGGGCGGGAGGAGCGCGCACCGCGTCGCCCGCGCTGGAGGCGGGGCACCTGCTGCCCGTACCGCGCACCTGGGCGGCGCTGGACGTGCTGTGCGAGAACGTGCGGATCGCGCAGGACTCGCTTCCGGTGCCGCTGGCCCTGGAGAACATCGCCGCGCTGATCCGCTGGCCGGACGAGGAACTGACCGAGGGGCAGTTCCTGGCCGAGCTGGTCGAGCGCACGGGGGTCCGGCTGCTCATCGACGTGGCCAACCTGCACACCAACCGCGTCAACCGGGACGAGGACCCGGCCAGGGCCCTCGACGAGCTGCCGGTGGAGGCCATCGCGTACGTGCATGTGGCGGGCGGCGTCGAGAAGGACGGGGTCTGGCACGACACACACGCCCACCCGGTCACCGAGCCGGTCCTCGACATCCTGGCCGAGCTGCGCTCCCGGATCAGCCCGCCCGGAGTCCTGCTGGAGCGCGACGACGACTTCCCGCCCGTCGCCGAGCTGGCGGGCGAACTGGACGCGATCCGCGCCACGCTCGACGCGGGCCGTGTGCGGCCGGTGAACCGGAAGGCATCCCCGCGCACCGAGTCACCGGCCGGCCCCCGGCGCCCGGAGGAACCGGTGGACGCCGACGCCGTCCGGGACCGGGTCGCGGTCGCGCAGACCTCGCTGCTCTCCGCCCTGGTCGCCGGTACCCCCGTTCCGGAGGGCTTCGACCACCACCGGCTCGGCATCCAGAGCCGGGCGCTGGCCGCCAAGCGCGCCGATGTCGTCGCCAAGGTGGCACCCGAACTCCCGGAGATCCTGGGGCAGGCCTACCGGGGAGCGTTCCTCGCGTACGCCAAGGCCCGCCCGATGTCGGCCGGTTACCGGCGCGACGCGCTGGACTTCGCCGAGCAGCTGCTCATCGCGGGCCGCCCCGGGGACGACGCGGCCCGCCGCCGGCTGACCCACTGGTGGCAGGACCGGGCCGCCCCGCGTCCGCCCCGCCGCACCACCCGGCTGGCGCGGGCGGCCCGATCCGTACTCGCGGGAAGGTGA
- a CDS encoding TIGR04222 domain-containing membrane protein codes for MNTVALVLTISVALSSTLLIISVRRAGRGPGGPVHDLSEVAFLNGGPGRVVDTALAAMHADGRLVVGGPGIVAVQRPVAHDPVERAVLQEQAAAPSGALHTLRAAVMRHAAVQEIGDALASRGLLATPGANRTRGRWGMAQGLLCLLGVPAAIGVTIYQFVSSEPYAGPGFPFFPKVFPALLAGAVIGFVCAAGARSRTTKAGRRAAAEYRTANASRTDPDHLMATAGPRALPDPELRRHLLTASRTRPAGLSTPSHHSSGSSSDALLVATVWCAGTTPGGGGCGSSSGHSGGGGGSGCGSGSGCGSGSGSSCGSGSSCGSGSSCGSGSSCGSGSSCGSGSSCGGGSSCGSSS; via the coding sequence ATGAACACTGTGGCTCTGGTGCTGACGATCTCCGTCGCGCTCTCCTCGACGCTGCTGATCATCTCGGTCCGCCGCGCGGGACGCGGGCCGGGCGGCCCCGTCCACGACCTCTCCGAGGTGGCCTTCCTGAACGGCGGGCCCGGCCGGGTGGTGGACACGGCGCTCGCCGCGATGCACGCGGACGGCCGGCTGGTCGTCGGCGGGCCCGGCATCGTCGCGGTCCAGCGACCGGTCGCCCACGACCCGGTGGAGCGGGCCGTCCTCCAGGAGCAGGCCGCGGCCCCGAGCGGTGCGCTGCACACCCTGCGGGCCGCCGTGATGCGCCATGCCGCGGTGCAGGAGATCGGCGACGCCCTGGCCTCGCGCGGTCTGCTGGCCACGCCCGGGGCCAACCGGACCCGCGGCCGGTGGGGCATGGCGCAGGGGCTGCTCTGCCTGCTCGGCGTCCCGGCCGCCATCGGCGTGACCATCTATCAGTTCGTCTCGTCGGAGCCCTACGCCGGACCGGGCTTCCCGTTCTTCCCGAAGGTGTTCCCGGCGCTCCTCGCCGGGGCCGTCATCGGTTTCGTCTGCGCGGCCGGTGCCCGGTCGCGGACCACCAAAGCGGGCCGCAGGGCGGCCGCGGAGTACCGCACCGCCAACGCGTCGCGGACCGACCCGGACCATCTGATGGCGACCGCCGGGCCACGGGCCCTGCCCGATCCCGAGCTGCGGAGGCATCTGCTCACGGCGTCCCGGACGAGGCCGGCCGGGCTGTCCACGCCGTCGCACCACTCCTCGGGCTCCTCCTCCGATGCGCTGCTCGTGGCCACGGTGTGGTGCGCCGGTACGACCCCGGGCGGGGGCGGGTGCGGAAGCTCGTCCGGGCACAGCGGCGGGGGTGGCGGCAGCGGGTGCGGTTCGGGGTCCGGCTGCGGTTCCGGCTCGGGGTCCAGTTGCGGATCGGGGTCGAGCTGCGGCTCCGGATCGAGTTGCGGATCGGGGTCCAGCTGCGGCTCCGGATCGAGTTGCGGATCGGGGTCCAGCTGCGGCGGCGGGTCGAGCTGCGGCAGCAGCTCATGA
- the hemQ gene encoding hydrogen peroxide-dependent heme synthase, which produces MSAPETVTSSKGPNAGKKAKDLNDVVRYTLWSVFKLRDVLPADTDRAAYSGEVQELFDQLAAKDVTVRGTYDVSGLRADADVMIWWHSETAEALQEAYNLFRRTRLGRGLDPVWSNMALHRPAEFNKSHVPAFLADETPRDFISVYPFVRSYDWYLLPDEDRRRMLADHGKMARGYPDVRANTVASFSLGDYEWVLAFEADELHRIVDLMRHLRASEARMHVREEVPFFTGRRKSVADLVAGLA; this is translated from the coding sequence ATGAGTGCTCCTGAGACTGTGACATCAAGCAAGGGCCCCAACGCCGGCAAGAAGGCGAAGGACCTCAACGACGTCGTCCGCTACACGCTGTGGTCCGTCTTCAAGCTTCGCGACGTGCTGCCCGCCGACACGGACCGCGCCGCGTACTCCGGTGAGGTCCAGGAACTGTTCGACCAGCTCGCGGCCAAGGACGTCACCGTTCGTGGTACCTACGACGTCTCCGGACTGCGCGCCGACGCCGACGTGATGATCTGGTGGCACTCCGAGACCGCGGAGGCCCTGCAGGAGGCGTACAACCTCTTCCGGCGCACCCGGCTGGGCAGGGGCCTCGACCCGGTCTGGTCGAACATGGCGCTGCACCGCCCCGCCGAGTTCAACAAGTCGCACGTTCCGGCGTTCCTCGCCGACGAGACGCCGCGCGACTTCATCAGCGTGTACCCCTTCGTGCGCTCCTACGACTGGTACCTGCTGCCCGACGAGGACCGTCGCCGGATGCTCGCCGACCACGGCAAGATGGCCCGCGGCTACCCCGACGTGCGCGCCAACACCGTCGCCTCCTTCTCCCTCGGCGACTACGAGTGGGTGCTGGCCTTCGAGGCCGACGAGCTGCACCGCATCGTCGACCTCATGCGTCACCTGCGGGCCTCCGAGGCGCGGATGCACGTCCGCGAGGAGGTTCCCTTCTTCACCGGCCGGCGCAAGTCGGTCGCAGACCTGGTGGCCGGGCTCGCGTAG
- the hemG gene encoding protoporphyrinogen oxidase, whose protein sequence is MQRSANRADRATGHVVVIGGGIAGLAAAHRLLGTGLRVTLLEATDRLGGKLRTGEVAGVQVDLGAESMLARRPEAVGLARAVGLGDRLQPPATATASLWTRDALRPMPKGHVMGVPGDPAALGEVLSPEGLARIAQERDLTPTAVGDDVAVGAYVADRLGREVVDRLVEPLLGGVYAGDAYRISMRAAVPQLFEVARQGGSLLDGVTRIQEQAASRQQTGPVFQGIAGGIGTLPDAVADAVRAGGGEILTETPVLGLTRTASGWDVRTDTRVIAADGIVLAAPAWSASTLLAAESPAASAELAGVEYASMALITMAFRRSDVTAAGTLDGRSGFLVPPVDGRTIKAATFSSQKWQWVADAAPGLFLLRTSVGRYGEEDHLHREDAELVEVSLRDLAAATGLAAEPVATEVTRWIGGLPQYPVGHLGRVARIREEVAKLPALRVCGAVYDGVGIPGCIASAHRAADEIVRDLAGESSADTRETTGEIIATPTLVQGTGSEAGQ, encoded by the coding sequence ATGCAGCGTTCAGCAAACCGCGCGGACAGGGCCACGGGACACGTCGTCGTCATCGGCGGCGGCATCGCCGGACTCGCGGCCGCCCACCGGCTTCTCGGTACCGGGCTGCGGGTCACCCTCCTGGAGGCGACCGACCGGCTCGGCGGCAAACTCAGGACCGGCGAGGTCGCGGGCGTCCAGGTCGACCTGGGCGCCGAATCGATGCTGGCCCGCCGCCCGGAGGCGGTCGGCCTGGCCCGCGCCGTCGGCCTCGGCGACCGCCTCCAGCCGCCCGCCACCGCCACCGCTTCCCTGTGGACGCGCGACGCACTGCGCCCCATGCCCAAGGGCCATGTGATGGGCGTGCCCGGCGACCCGGCGGCGCTCGGCGAGGTGCTCTCGCCCGAGGGGCTCGCCCGGATCGCTCAGGAGCGCGACCTCACCCCGACCGCCGTCGGCGACGATGTCGCGGTCGGCGCGTACGTGGCCGACCGGCTCGGTCGTGAGGTCGTCGACCGGCTGGTGGAGCCGCTGCTCGGCGGGGTGTACGCGGGCGACGCCTACCGGATCTCGATGCGCGCCGCCGTACCGCAGCTCTTCGAGGTCGCCCGGCAGGGCGGCTCACTGCTCGACGGGGTGACCCGCATCCAGGAGCAGGCCGCGTCCCGGCAGCAGACCGGGCCGGTCTTCCAGGGCATCGCCGGCGGCATCGGCACCCTCCCGGACGCCGTCGCCGACGCCGTACGCGCGGGGGGCGGCGAGATCCTCACCGAGACCCCGGTGCTCGGGCTGACCCGTACCGCCTCCGGCTGGGACGTCCGCACCGACACCCGGGTGATCGCCGCCGACGGCATCGTCCTCGCCGCCCCCGCCTGGTCCGCGTCCACCCTGCTCGCCGCCGAGTCCCCGGCCGCCTCCGCCGAGCTCGCGGGCGTCGAGTACGCGTCGATGGCCCTGATCACCATGGCCTTCCGGCGCTCCGACGTGACCGCCGCCGGAACGCTGGATGGACGCTCCGGCTTCCTGGTGCCCCCGGTCGACGGCCGCACCATCAAGGCCGCCACCTTCTCCAGCCAGAAGTGGCAGTGGGTCGCCGACGCGGCCCCCGGCCTGTTCCTCCTGCGGACCTCGGTCGGCCGGTACGGCGAGGAGGACCATCTGCACCGCGAGGACGCGGAGCTCGTCGAGGTGTCGCTGCGCGATCTCGCGGCGGCGACCGGACTGGCCGCCGAGCCGGTGGCCACCGAGGTCACCCGGTGGATCGGCGGACTGCCCCAGTACCCCGTCGGCCATCTCGGCCGGGTCGCCCGGATTCGCGAGGAGGTCGCCAAGCTGCCCGCGCTGCGGGTCTGCGGCGCGGTCTACGACGGGGTAGGCATCCCGGGCTGCATCGCGAGCGCCCACCGCGCGGCGGACGAGATCGTCCGCGACCTCGCCGGGGAGAGCAGCGCGGACACGCGGGAGACCACGGGGGAGATCATCGCCACCCCCACCCTGGTTCAGGGCACAGGGAGCGAGGCGGGACAATAG
- a CDS encoding DUF4349 domain-containing protein, translating to MQTAPSTRTGRRPGRPAARPARTALAAGLLTAVLALSGCGAAGDDSGGSSDKRAAAPARQGKADAAAGDAKQGAGGSAAAKKPNPLTTAHVIRTASLSVEVKSAPKAAAAARATAEAAGGLVADERTEQVDDTHDSSHLVLRVPQGEYDRVLGDLSGTGKLLSRTSAAKDVTDQVVDVESRIATQRTSVARVRKLMDRADALADVVTLEGELSSRQSELESLLAQQASLKDRTTLATITLDLSEAADADAADDEDGPGFVDAVGGGWHAFVTMVRWLAMAVGATAPFLAVAAVVLVLWRLLRRRGGKAGPDGG from the coding sequence ATGCAGACAGCACCATCCACGCGTACCGGCAGACGTCCGGGCCGTCCGGCAGCCCGCCCCGCCCGCACCGCTCTCGCCGCCGGACTGCTCACCGCCGTGCTGGCGTTGAGCGGCTGCGGCGCGGCCGGCGACGACTCCGGAGGGAGCTCCGACAAGCGGGCGGCCGCCCCGGCGCGGCAGGGCAAGGCGGACGCCGCCGCCGGGGACGCGAAGCAGGGGGCGGGCGGTTCGGCGGCGGCGAAGAAGCCGAACCCGCTGACCACCGCTCATGTCATCCGTACCGCCTCGCTCTCCGTCGAGGTGAAGAGCGCGCCGAAGGCAGCGGCCGCCGCGCGTGCGACCGCGGAGGCGGCGGGCGGGCTGGTCGCCGACGAGAGGACCGAGCAGGTCGACGACACGCACGACTCCTCGCACCTGGTGCTGCGCGTTCCGCAGGGCGAGTACGACCGGGTGCTGGGGGACCTCTCCGGGACGGGCAAGCTGCTCTCCCGGACGTCGGCCGCCAAGGACGTCACCGATCAGGTCGTCGACGTGGAGAGCCGGATCGCCACCCAGCGCACGAGTGTGGCGCGGGTGCGCAAGCTGATGGACCGGGCCGACGCGCTGGCCGATGTGGTGACGCTGGAGGGCGAACTGAGCAGCCGTCAGTCGGAGCTCGAGTCGCTGCTGGCCCAGCAGGCCTCGCTCAAGGACCGCACCACGCTGGCCACGATCACGCTCGACCTCTCGGAGGCGGCTGACGCCGACGCCGCGGACGACGAGGACGGTCCGGGGTTCGTGGACGCCGTGGGCGGCGGCTGGCACGCGTTCGTGACGATGGTGCGGTGGCTCGCGATGGCGGTGGGGGCCACGGCTCCGTTCCTGGCGGTGGCCGCCGTCGTGCTGGTCCTGTGGCGGCTGCTGCGGCGCCGGGGCGGGAAGGCCGGGCCGGACGGCGGGTGA
- a CDS encoding FAD-dependent oxidoreductase: MTAERLVVIGGDAAGMSAASQARRLKGPGELSITAFERGHFTSYSACGIPYWVGGDIERRDDLIARGPEEHRARDIDLRMRTEVTEIDVAGQRVRALDRDSGETSWTGFDKLVIATGARPVRPALPGMDADGVHGVQTLDDGQALLDSLDRAAGRRAVVVGAGYIGVEMAEAMLKRGFEVTVLNRGEQPMATLDPDMGRLVHDAMDGLGITTVNRAAVTAIRTGPDGRVSAVETADASYPADVVVLGIGVEPETALARAVGLPVGPHGGLLTDLSMRVVGHDNIWAGGDCVEVLDLVAGRTRHIALGTHANKHGQIIGSNVAGGYGTFPGVVGTAVSKVCDLEIARTGLREKDARSVGLRFVTATIESTGRAGYYPGARPMTVKMLAEYRTGRLLGVQIVGRDGAAKRVDVAAVALTAGMTVEQMTALDLGYAPPFSPVWDPVLVAARKTVTALRKAGTA; the protein is encoded by the coding sequence ATGACGGCGGAACGACTGGTGGTCATCGGCGGGGATGCGGCGGGCATGTCCGCCGCATCCCAGGCGCGTCGGCTCAAGGGTCCGGGCGAGCTGAGCATCACCGCCTTCGAGCGGGGCCACTTCACCTCGTACTCCGCCTGCGGCATCCCGTACTGGGTCGGCGGCGACATCGAGCGGCGGGACGACCTCATCGCGCGCGGCCCCGAGGAGCACCGGGCCCGGGACATCGATCTGCGGATGCGCACCGAGGTGACGGAGATCGATGTCGCGGGGCAGCGGGTGCGCGCCCTGGACCGGGACTCCGGCGAGACCTCCTGGACCGGTTTCGACAAGCTGGTGATCGCGACGGGGGCCAGGCCGGTACGTCCGGCGCTGCCCGGCATGGACGCGGACGGGGTGCACGGTGTGCAGACCCTGGACGACGGACAGGCGCTGCTGGACTCCCTGGACCGGGCGGCGGGCCGGCGCGCGGTCGTCGTCGGCGCGGGCTACATCGGCGTCGAGATGGCGGAGGCGATGCTGAAGCGCGGCTTCGAGGTGACCGTGCTCAACCGCGGCGAGCAGCCGATGGCGACGCTCGACCCCGATATGGGGCGCCTCGTGCACGACGCGATGGACGGTCTCGGCATCACTACGGTGAACCGGGCCGCGGTCACCGCGATCCGTACCGGGCCGGACGGCCGGGTGAGCGCCGTGGAGACGGCCGACGCGTCGTACCCGGCGGATGTGGTGGTGCTCGGCATCGGCGTCGAGCCGGAGACGGCGCTGGCCCGCGCGGTCGGTCTGCCGGTCGGTCCGCACGGCGGGCTGCTCACCGATCTGTCGATGCGGGTCGTCGGCCACGACAACATCTGGGCGGGCGGCGACTGCGTCGAGGTGCTCGACCTGGTGGCGGGCCGCACCCGTCACATCGCCCTGGGCACGCACGCCAACAAGCACGGCCAGATCATCGGGTCCAATGTCGCCGGCGGCTACGGGACGTTCCCCGGGGTGGTGGGCACGGCGGTGAGCAAGGTCTGCGATCTGGAGATCGCCCGCACCGGGCTGCGCGAGAAGGACGCCCGTTCGGTGGGCCTGCGGTTCGTCACGGCGACGATCGAGTCGACGGGCCGGGCGGGCTACTACCCGGGGGCGCGGCCGATGACGGTGAAGATGCTCGCGGAGTACCGCACCGGGCGGCTGCTGGGTGTGCAGATCGTGGGCCGGGACGGGGCGGCGAAGCGGGTGGACGTCGCGGCGGTGGCGCTCACCGCCGGGATGACGGTCGAGCAGATGACCGCCCTGGACCTCGGTTACGCCCCGCCGTTCTCACCGGTCTGGGACCCGGTGCTGGTGGCGGCCCGCAAGACGGTGACGGCGCTGCGGAAGGCGGGCACCGCCTGA
- the hemE gene encoding uroporphyrinogen decarboxylase, with translation MSANDRPSGQQTKTSATHDSAFLKACRREPVPHTPVWFMRQAGRSLPEYLKVREGIPMLDSCTMPELVAEITMQPVRRHKVDAAVYYSDIVVPLKAIGIDLDIKPGVGPVIAEPIRTRADLARLRDLTPEDVWYVTEAIGLLTAELGSTPLIGFAGAPFTLASYLVEGGPSRNHEHTKALMYGDPELWADLLDRLAEITGAFLKVQIEAGASAVQLFDSWVGALAPADYRRSVLPASAKVFDAVAPYGVPRIHFGVGTGELLGLMGEAGADVVGVDWRVPMDEAARRVGPGKALQGNLDPAVLFAPTSVVEAKAQEVLDASAALEGHIFNLGHGVMPSMAPDALTRLVEYVHTSTAR, from the coding sequence GTGAGTGCCAACGATCGCCCTTCGGGCCAGCAGACGAAGACCTCCGCCACCCACGACTCGGCGTTCCTCAAGGCGTGCCGGCGCGAGCCCGTGCCGCACACGCCGGTCTGGTTCATGCGCCAGGCGGGGCGCTCGCTGCCCGAGTACCTGAAGGTCCGCGAGGGCATCCCGATGCTCGACTCCTGCACGATGCCGGAGCTCGTCGCCGAGATCACGATGCAGCCCGTCCGCCGCCACAAGGTCGATGCCGCGGTCTACTACAGCGACATCGTCGTCCCCCTCAAGGCGATCGGCATCGACCTCGACATCAAGCCCGGCGTCGGACCGGTGATCGCCGAGCCGATCCGCACCCGCGCCGACCTGGCCCGGCTGCGCGACCTCACCCCCGAGGACGTCTGGTACGTCACCGAGGCCATCGGCCTGCTCACCGCCGAGCTGGGGTCCACCCCGCTGATCGGCTTCGCGGGCGCCCCGTTCACCCTCGCCAGCTACCTCGTGGAGGGCGGCCCGTCCCGCAACCACGAGCACACCAAGGCCCTGATGTACGGCGACCCGGAGCTCTGGGCCGATCTCCTCGACCGCCTCGCCGAGATCACCGGCGCCTTCCTCAAGGTCCAGATCGAGGCGGGCGCCTCCGCCGTGCAGCTCTTCGACTCCTGGGTGGGCGCGCTGGCCCCCGCCGACTACCGCCGCTCGGTGCTGCCCGCCTCCGCGAAGGTCTTCGACGCCGTCGCCCCGTACGGAGTGCCGCGCATCCACTTCGGCGTCGGTACCGGCGAACTCCTCGGCCTCATGGGCGAGGCCGGCGCGGACGTCGTCGGCGTCGACTGGCGGGTCCCGATGGACGAGGCCGCGCGCCGCGTCGGCCCCGGCAAGGCGCTCCAGGGCAACCTCGACCCCGCCGTGCTGTTCGCCCCGACCTCGGTGGTGGAGGCCAAGGCCCAGGAGGTGCTGGACGCGTCCGCCGCTCTGGAGGGCCACATCTTCAACCTGGGCCACGGCGTGATGCCGTCGATGGCCCCGGACGCGCTGACCCGCCTCGTCGAGTACGTGCACACGAGCACCGCCCGCTGA